The sequence TGGTGCGGCACTCGAAGAAATTATCTGGACTCGCGGTACCACAGAAGCTGCAAACCTGGTTGCTCAAAGTTGGGCGCGCGACAACATTCAGGCTGGCGATGTTATTTTGGTCTCCAACCTTGAACACCATTCGAATATTGTTCCGTGGCAGTTGGTTGCTGAAGCCGCAGGCGCGAAAGTCTTGCCCTTACCCATTACCGATCTTGGGGAAATTGATCTTGAGGCTTACCGCCAAATGCTTTCCCCTGCGGTGAAGTTAGTGGCGCTCGGCCACGTGTCCAATGCGCTGGGTACAGTAAATCCACTCGCGGAGATGATAGAACTCGCTAAATCCGTGGGTGCACTCACTTATGTGGACGGCGCCCAGGCAGTTGCGCACTTTGAGATTGATGTGCCTAAGCTGGGTGCAGATTTTTATGCATTTTCCGGGCATAAGCTTTTTGGACCAACAGGCATTGGTGTACTGTGGGGCCGCAAAGCGTTGCTCGACAGCATGGTACCGTTTCATGGTGGTGGTGAAATGATCGAAACCTGCAGTTTTGCGGGCACTACCTTTAACCGGCTTCCGTACAAGTTTGAGGCGGGAACACCGGATATTGCTGGCGCTATTGGCCTTGGCGCAGCGATTGACTATATCTCCACCTTTAATCGTGCAGAGTTAGCCGCGCACGAAGATGATTTGCTGAATTACTGTGTGGCGCGTGCGGCAGATTGTGCAGGGTTGATTCCAGTAGGCCAGGCGCATGAACGCGTCGGTGTTTTCAGTTTTTTACTCGAGGGTTCGCACCCGTCGGATGTGGGCATGTTGCTTGATCAGCAAGGCGTTGCGGTTCGCACTGGCCACCATTGTGCGCAGCCTCTGATGGCGCGTCTGCAGGTGCCTGGCACCGTACGTGCGTCTTTTTCTATCTATAACACCAGAGCTGAAATAGATCTCCTGTTTGAAGCTTTGGAAAAAGTAAAACAGTTTCTTTAACTGGAGGCAGCGATGACAGTCGAAACATTCAGTGTTGCCGACACTGTATCCGTTACACCCGCCGCCGCAGAACATTTTCATATGCGGCTGCAAAAGAGTGGCAAAGCCGGTATTCGCATTAGCCTGGAAGAGGCTGGCTGCACCGGGTTCAAGTATGTGATTGACGAAGTTAACGAAGGTGATGGCAGCGATTTGCGCGTGCAATTGGCTAATGGTGTGTCGCTTTTTATCGATGGATCTCACTTGAGCGGTATTCAGGGAACACAGATTGATTATGTTAAAGAGGGGCTCAATCGCAACCTGATTTTAAACAACCCCAATGTCAAAGACGCCTGCGGTTGCGGCGAAAGTTTTAGCGTTTAGCAGCCTTGCGCTGCTAGCACGCGATATTTTGGAAGTACGTTCCTATGTCTGAACAACGCATGGTAACCACATTGCGGGAGTGTCCCGCGAGATTGGTGCCCGTGGGCGAAAAGGTTATGATCCCCGCCCACCAGTTTATAACTATTACTCAGGCGCTTGGTGGTAATTATACGGTGGTATACCAAGGCAATATGCTGCGGGTAGATGGTACCGATGCCGACGCGCTGGGGCTGGAGAAGTTCGAGCTTACCTTTGCTGCCCCCCCATCCGAGGCTATCGTGGCTGACCAAGTGTGGCAGGCTCTGGAAACGGTATATGACCCGGAAATTCCGGTTAACCTGCGCAGTCTCGGCTTAATTTATCGCGTGGATATAGACCAGGATACGAAGCGGGTTGATATCGACATGACGCTCACCGCACCCGCCTGCGGAATGGGGCCGGTGCTGGTAGGGGATGTTGAATATCGGGTTGCCATGGTGCCGAACGTTGAGCAAGTAAAGGTCAATCTGGTGTTTGATCCTCCCTGGCAGCGGGAGATGATGTCCGAAGAGGCTCAGCTGGAAACGGGCCTTTTTTTCTAATCAAGCGACTTGGGTGAGTTTGTATCAATGAGTAGTGCGGAAGAGAACCCGTTTGGCAACGCCATCTCCAGTGACGATATTATCGACACGCTCAGTTTTTTTGATGGCTGGGAAGATCGCTACAAATATATTATCGACCTGGGCAAAGAGCTGCCCGCGATGGACGAGAGCAAGCGGTCAGAAGTAAATCTGGTGAAAGGGTGTCAGAGCCAGGTTTGGATTGAGCACTTTCAAGTTGATAATCGCTTCTGGTTTGAAGTTGATAGCGACGCATTTATTGTGAAGGGTTTGCTTGGCGTTATTTTGGCCGCCTACAACGGTAAAACTGCAGATGATATCGCGGCGTTTGATATTGAACAGTATTTCGATCAACTGGGGCTGATGCGGCATTTGAGCCCGACGCGAGGCAATGGCTTGCGGGCGATGGTAGAAAAAATTCGCGCGCTCGCGGCGTAACGCGCTCTGCACCACACGTCAAGTGCCGCTTTAGGCGGCACTGTCAGATTCTTAGTTCAGCATTTTTTTCAGGTCTTTTTCTAGCGCCGAGTCCATTGGCTTGGTGCTGCTACCGTAGTGTTTTACGGTTTTCCCATCGGCGGAAACCAGATACTTATTGAAATTCCACCCAGGTTTTTTCGTCTCTGCATTCAGGTGCGCAAACACTGGATTGGCATCTTTTCCTCGCACATGTGTGGGGGCGAGCATGGTGAAGGTAACGCCGTAATTTTTGTAACAGACGGTCGCTGCTTCTGCCTCGCTTTTCGCGGCTTGCTTAAAGTCATCGGACGCGAAGCCGACGATTTCAAAGCCATCGTCTTTATACTTTTTGTAAAGCGCTTCCAACCCTTTGAACTGCTTGGTGTAGCCGCAGTGGCTGGCGGTATTCACCAACAACAAGGGTTTCTCTTTGTATAGCGAACACAGATTCACGGTTTCGCTGCTGTGCAGGCGCTTCATGTCCTGATCGAGAAAAGTGGGGCAGGATTCTACTGCAGACGCGGTGTGACTTAGGCTGGCGATAACAAACGCCAGTCCGGCAATGGCGGTGAGTTTCATTTTGGGGGCTCCTCTATGGGTTTTGTGCCGCGATGTCGTTAAAAACTGACTGTATCTTGACGCAAATGGCATTGTTAAATTGTTCGGTTATAATGCTAAAGGGTTTACGTTGAGCTATCGTTTATTTCTCACTTTTTTTACGTTTTAATAAATTTTTAAAACCGTCTTCAAGCTTATCGCCCAATTCTTTCGACTTCTCTTCACCTACCAGGTTCTCCAGCAGGTCTTTCGCACGCTCGTCAACTTTGTCTTTTGCGTCTTCGCGCGACTCCTTGTAGCGCTCCTCGACCTTATCGCTCGCCTTTTTGGTTTCTGTTTTAAATTTATCTTCCCATTTGTCGCTCAGACGTTTGAAGTCAAGTGTACAAACATCCTTGCCGATGGTGTCCAGCGAACCCTCGCAAATAACTGGAATGCGCTGGCTGCGCCATTTTGCATTCAGCAGTGGGCAGGATTTTTGTGCAGCGGTAAAATCAGCAAATGCCAAATTAGCCGGAATAACAAAGTGCTTGGTTGTTGGGTTGAATGTGCCCATTGCGTCCGTTTGGATGCCCTGCACCCTGGCGGCGAGATTATTTATGGTAATGCCCGCGCTCGTGTAATCGATATCGGCTGTTAAAGCCGAAATGGTGGTATAGGGCTCCCAGGTTTTGTCGGTTGTGCTGTTATCCAGCTTACTTATCGCATCACAGTACACTTGTTCCAGGTTTACCGCTTCAAATGTCAGAAGTTCCGACTGCGCGGTCAGGTGTGCCTTGAAGCCCTCGGTGAGCGCCGCAGCGCTTCCACCTTGCGTTTCGCCAGTTATCCGCGCGTTCATCGTGCCTTTCAGTTGATCGTAGAGCTCCAGCGATGAAAGTGCCAGGCCAACGTCCAGGCGGCTTAGCGAAAACTCCGACGTCAACTGGTTATTCGTGTGCGCATGTTTCAGTTTGGCGGTGCCGGAAAGGCTGCCGTCATACACCGAGCCTTTTTTCACTGCGACAGTTGTAACTCCGGGCTTCAATGTTAAATCGCTGTCTAAACTGGTGAGATCCTGCTCCAGGAATGTCACCTTTTGCGCGCGTAGATTGATAATCCCGCTGATGCTGTTCAGTGCGTCGAGGTCAAGCGGCGTGTTATCTGCGGGTTGCGGTTCTGCATTCTCTGGTGGTGTTGGGCTGCTCTGATCTGGCTGCGGGACAGGGGGGAGATAGTGATCGAGATTCAGTTGATCGATTGCCAGCGCAAGTTGCAGCTTAGGCGGTAGTTCCGGTTGCAAGGATACAGTGCCTTTTGCGTCCAGCTTGGTTTTGTCCAGGGTTGCGGATAGATGCGCAATCTCCAACTGCTCTGCTCGGTATTGGATGTTGGCATTGGCTGCAAATTTGGTAAGCGCGCTGGAGCTGCTCATCTCCGGAAGCACGACTTTCATCCACTCCAGCCAGGCCGCTGGGTTTAACTCGTTTAGCTGTATCCTTGCTTTTGCCTCCAGCGCTGGTGATGTGATCACCGCAATATTTCCGTTTATACGCGCACGTGCGCTTTCTGCAGCCGTCGCATCTAGGCTTGTTGACGCAAGCGTAATCGCACCATCACCAGCAAGCGTGATTGTCGATTCAAACCCGATTCGTATCGGTGGGTAGGGCGCAAGTGTCAGTTCGCTGTTAACTGCAATTTGCATTGGCTGGCCATTTAGGTTGATTGCATCAAGCTGTATATCGGTTTTGCTCAGCTTGATGTTGCTATTGTTCACAGCGTTGGTATAGGCGAGCTCGAAGTCGTTGATCCTTATCCGTTCTATTGCGATTTGAGTATCGCTTTCGTCTGAGTTGTTGCTGGCCTGTTCTGGCTCCGCTGGCACAGGCGTGACAGGCTCACTGCCCCCTGTGTCGCGAGTGAAAGCATCGAGTACCGGTTGCCAGTTGCTTTCGCCGTTTTTGCCAATATGGAAGTTCACTTTAGGATTTTGAATAAAAACGGCATTGATGCGCAATTCACGCGCTCTGATAAGCGCCAGAAGATCGAGCTGTAGACTAAAGGCGTCAACGCTGGCGAGTTTTTCGGTATCTACATGTGCTGCGGAAGGAAAGAGCTGGATTTCGCCGGATTTTACCCCGGCTACGGGATAAACAGACCAGTTGAGGTCGCCAACTATCTCGGTGAAAATCCCTCGGCTGGCCAGTGTTTTTTCCAGCTTTGGTTTTAAAAAGTTTGCGTTGCTGGTAAGCAGGAATATGGCAAGTGCTGAGGCACAAAGGAGTACAAAGGCAACGAGGGCTAAGCTGATTTTGACGAGGCGTCCTGCGATGGATGACATAAATGGGCTGGCAGAGTGTTGGATTTAGAATATGAGACTCTAGCCATATACGTTGGGTTCACTCAAGAAGAAAAATGTATCGCTAAAGATACTTGGCACGTTGGCTGCTTTTTTGATCGCAATCCACGTATAATCGCCTGTTTTGCGATTTGCATGCGCAACCTTGTGCTGCCGCTTACGCTGGCCGCCGGATTCGCAGCGCTAACCCCCAAAGTATATGGACCAGAGCAAGGAGTATATTGTTGATGGCTATTGAAAAAACATTGTCGATTGTTAAGCCGAATGCTGTAAAGAAAAATGTGATTGGTGAAATTTACAGTCGTTTTGAGAAAGCCGGCCTGAAAATTGTGGCCGCTAAAATGACACAATTGGACGATGACCGTGCCGGTGGCTTCTACGAGGAGCACAAAGAGCGGCCGTTTTTCGGAGAGCTGGTGGAATTTATGACCAGCGGGCCGGTGCTTATTCAGGTTCTGGAAGGTGAAAATGCAGTGGCGCTGAATCGCGAAATTATGGGTGCCACCAATCCGGAAAATGCTGCTGAAGGCACTATTCGTAAAGATTTTGCGGATTCTCTGAGCGAAAATGCTGTCCATGGTTCCGACAGTACTGAATCGGCTGCAAGGGAGATAGCGTACTTTTTTGATGCGGCAGAAATTTTCTCCCGTTAATTTGAGGTTGATTGATTAGTGAGTTCAGATGTGAGCGCAGTTGACGCTGTTGAAATCGTTGGCGATGCGGCCAAGGTAAACCTTCTAGGCATGTCTCAAGGCCGTCTGGAAGCGTTTTTTGAATCCCTGGGCGAGAAGAAATTTCGCGCAACACAGGTGTTGAAATGGGTGCATCAATTGGGTGTTACCGATTTCGCGCAAATGACCAATATCAGCAAGGCGCTGCGTGAGCGTTTAGCCGAGGTTGCGGAAGTGCGCATCCCTGAAGTGATAGAGCAATGGGACTCCACCGACGGTACGCGTAAGTTTCTTATACGTGTGGGCGGTGGCAACGCGATCGAAACAGTGTTCATTCCGGACGGTGAGCGCGGCACCTTGTGTGTGTCGTCTCAGGTCGGTTGTTCCCTGGATTGCAGCTTCTGTGCAACGGGCAAACAAGGTTTTAACCGCGACCTCACGTCAGATGAAATTATTGGGCAAGTCTGGATTGCGGCGAAATCCTTCGGCCAGCTCCAAGAGGGCGGTGCGCGAGGAGACCGAAAAGTCACTAACGTGGTGCTCATGGGTATGGGTGAGCCGCTGCTCAACTTCGAGAACGTTGTGGAAGCAATGCACCTGATGATGCATGACAACTGCTATGGCATCTCCAAGCGCCGCGTTACGTTGAGCACATCGGGTGTAGTGCCGCAGCTGGATCGTCTGGGAAAATACACCGATGCATGCCTGGCAATCTCCCTGCACGCGCCCAATGACGAGCTGCGAAACCAGCTGGTGCCAATCAACAAAAAATACCCGATTGCCCAGTTACTCGCTTCTGCCAGGCGCTACATCGAGGGGCTCCCAGATGTGCACCGTAAAATCACCATCGAGTACACATTGATCGATCAAGTGAACGACCGCATAGAACACGCGCATGAATTGGTCGAACTGTTGAAAGATGTGCCGGTTAAAATTAACCTCATACCTTTTAACCCCTTCGGGTTGTCTAACTATAAGAAGGTGAGCAATAACGCGCTGCGCCGTTTTCAGCAGATATTGATTGATGCGGGTTATACCGCAACGGTACGTACTACACGCGGCGACGACATTGATGCAGCCTGCGGTCAGCTGGCCGGCCAGGTTAACGACAGGACCAAGCGCAGTCAGCGTTACAAGCTGGATCAGGCCGCGTTGCTCGCGTCAGAAAACGACACCATTCCTGTGAAAATGGTGCAATAAACAACAATAAGTGCGGAGATATTGGGCTATGCCTGGCAATTCCCTGTTTGAAAGCCGTGTCTGCCAACCGGTGTTGACGATGGCTAAAAGGGTGATATGTGTCGTTTTGATCCTGTGCCTCGCTGGGTGCGTTACCACGATGGAAAGCCCAGAGCGCAGAGTGAACAAACAGCAGGCAG comes from Teredinibacter turnerae and encodes:
- a CDS encoding aminotransferase class V-fold PLP-dependent enzyme, whose protein sequence is MTIAAINEELKSRVFDVEQVRADFPILHQTVNGQPLVYLDNAATTQKPDSVIDAISDYYRTTNANVHRGAHSLSDRATALFEGARAKVAAFLGGAALEEIIWTRGTTEAANLVAQSWARDNIQAGDVILVSNLEHHSNIVPWQLVAEAAGAKVLPLPITDLGEIDLEAYRQMLSPAVKLVALGHVSNALGTVNPLAEMIELAKSVGALTYVDGAQAVAHFEIDVPKLGADFYAFSGHKLFGPTGIGVLWGRKALLDSMVPFHGGGEMIETCSFAGTTFNRLPYKFEAGTPDIAGAIGLGAAIDYISTFNRAELAAHEDDLLNYCVARAADCAGLIPVGQAHERVGVFSFLLEGSHPSDVGMLLDQQGVAVRTGHHCAQPLMARLQVPGTVRASFSIYNTRAEIDLLFEALEKVKQFL
- a CDS encoding HesB/IscA family protein, with the protein product MTVETFSVADTVSVTPAAAEHFHMRLQKSGKAGIRISLEEAGCTGFKYVIDEVNEGDGSDLRVQLANGVSLFIDGSHLSGIQGTQIDYVKEGLNRNLILNNPNVKDACGCGESFSV
- the sufT gene encoding putative Fe-S cluster assembly protein SufT, producing MSEQRMVTTLRECPARLVPVGEKVMIPAHQFITITQALGGNYTVVYQGNMLRVDGTDADALGLEKFELTFAAPPSEAIVADQVWQALETVYDPEIPVNLRSLGLIYRVDIDQDTKRVDIDMTLTAPACGMGPVLVGDVEYRVAMVPNVEQVKVNLVFDPPWQREMMSEEAQLETGLFF
- a CDS encoding SufE family protein, with the translated sequence MSSAEENPFGNAISSDDIIDTLSFFDGWEDRYKYIIDLGKELPAMDESKRSEVNLVKGCQSQVWIEHFQVDNRFWFEVDSDAFIVKGLLGVILAAYNGKTADDIAAFDIEQYFDQLGLMRHLSPTRGNGLRAMVEKIRALAA
- a CDS encoding glutathione peroxidase, whose amino-acid sequence is MKLTAIAGLAFVIASLSHTASAVESCPTFLDQDMKRLHSSETVNLCSLYKEKPLLLVNTASHCGYTKQFKGLEALYKKYKDDGFEIVGFASDDFKQAAKSEAEAATVCYKNYGVTFTMLAPTHVRGKDANPVFAHLNAETKKPGWNFNKYLVSADGKTVKHYGSSTKPMDSALEKDLKKMLN
- a CDS encoding AsmA family protein, translating into MSSIAGRLVKISLALVAFVLLCASALAIFLLTSNANFLKPKLEKTLASRGIFTEIVGDLNWSVYPVAGVKSGEIQLFPSAAHVDTEKLASVDAFSLQLDLLALIRARELRINAVFIQNPKVNFHIGKNGESNWQPVLDAFTRDTGGSEPVTPVPAEPEQASNNSDESDTQIAIERIRINDFELAYTNAVNNSNIKLSKTDIQLDAINLNGQPMQIAVNSELTLAPYPPIRIGFESTITLAGDGAITLASTSLDATAAESARARINGNIAVITSPALEAKARIQLNELNPAAWLEWMKVVLPEMSSSSALTKFAANANIQYRAEQLEIAHLSATLDKTKLDAKGTVSLQPELPPKLQLALAIDQLNLDHYLPPVPQPDQSSPTPPENAEPQPADNTPLDLDALNSISGIINLRAQKVTFLEQDLTSLDSDLTLKPGVTTVAVKKGSVYDGSLSGTAKLKHAHTNNQLTSEFSLSRLDVGLALSSLELYDQLKGTMNARITGETQGGSAAALTEGFKAHLTAQSELLTFEAVNLEQVYCDAISKLDNSTTDKTWEPYTTISALTADIDYTSAGITINNLAARVQGIQTDAMGTFNPTTKHFVIPANLAFADFTAAQKSCPLLNAKWRSQRIPVICEGSLDTIGKDVCTLDFKRLSDKWEDKFKTETKKASDKVEERYKESREDAKDKVDERAKDLLENLVGEEKSKELGDKLEDGFKNLLKRKKSEK
- the ndk gene encoding nucleoside-diphosphate kinase, with the translated sequence MAIEKTLSIVKPNAVKKNVIGEIYSRFEKAGLKIVAAKMTQLDDDRAGGFYEEHKERPFFGELVEFMTSGPVLIQVLEGENAVALNREIMGATNPENAAEGTIRKDFADSLSENAVHGSDSTESAAREIAYFFDAAEIFSR
- the rlmN gene encoding 23S rRNA (adenine(2503)-C(2))-methyltransferase RlmN encodes the protein MSSDVSAVDAVEIVGDAAKVNLLGMSQGRLEAFFESLGEKKFRATQVLKWVHQLGVTDFAQMTNISKALRERLAEVAEVRIPEVIEQWDSTDGTRKFLIRVGGGNAIETVFIPDGERGTLCVSSQVGCSLDCSFCATGKQGFNRDLTSDEIIGQVWIAAKSFGQLQEGGARGDRKVTNVVLMGMGEPLLNFENVVEAMHLMMHDNCYGISKRRVTLSTSGVVPQLDRLGKYTDACLAISLHAPNDELRNQLVPINKKYPIAQLLASARRYIEGLPDVHRKITIEYTLIDQVNDRIEHAHELVELLKDVPVKINLIPFNPFGLSNYKKVSNNALRRFQQILIDAGYTATVRTTRGDDIDAACGQLAGQVNDRTKRSQRYKLDQAALLASENDTIPVKMVQ